Proteins encoded together in one Apus apus isolate bApuApu2 chromosome Z, bApuApu2.pri.cur, whole genome shotgun sequence window:
- the AK6 gene encoding adenylate kinase isoenzyme 6, whose protein sequence is MRRPNVLLTGTPGVGKTTLGKELASRAGMTYINVGDMAREGELYEGFDEEYDCPILDEDRVIDELEDKMSQGGVIVDYHGCDFFPERWFQIVFVLRTENSFLYDRLESRGYKGKKLEDNIQCEIFQTLYEEAMLSYREEIVHQLPSNTPEDLERNLDQITQWIEQWMKDNN, encoded by the exons ATGAGGCGGCCCAACGTCCTGCTGaccg GTACTCCAGGAGTTGGGAAAACCACGCTTGGAAAAGAGCTTGCATCGAGAGCTGGGATGACCTATATCAATGTGGGTGACATGGCAAGAGAAG gagagctgTATGAAGGTTTTGATGAGGAATATGATTGCCCAATTTTGGATGAAGATAGG gTGATTGATGAGCTGGAAGATAAAATGAGCCAGGGGGGAGTTATCGTCGATTATCACGGCTGCGATTTTTTCCCTGAACGGTGGTTTCAAATAGTGTTTGTGCTTCGTACAGAAAATTCATTCCTGTATGACAGGCTTGAAAGCAG GGGCTACAAAGGGAAAAAGCTGGAAGACAACATTCAGTGTGAAATTTTTCAGACACTTTACGAGGAAGCCATGTTGTCATATAGGGAGGAAATTGTCCACCAGTTACCCAGCAACACGCCAGAAGACCTGGAGAGAAATTTGGACCAGATTACACAGTGGATTGAGCAATGGATGAAGGACAACAACTGA